From Cellulosimicrobium cellulans, the proteins below share one genomic window:
- a CDS encoding TrmH family RNA methyltransferase — MTNPRSDRVKAVRALAGRPARSRHGQLLVEGPQGVREAVRLAPDRVRDVYVTPTAGERYPEIVGDARAAGLHVHVATAEVLTAMSADAQGVLAVVRTQERTLSDVVSMLATPGRERPALVAVLATVRDPGNAGTVIRAADAAGADAVVLAGESVDVHNPKVVRSTAGSLFHVPVVTGVSLADALAALRGAGLTVLAADGAGDLDLDDLLDVAGTSDAGTGAGTTRRVDLAAPTAWVFGNEAWGLPAEDRALADAVVRVPIRGRAESLNLATAATVCLYASSRAHRPARRPAASDEHA; from the coding sequence CTGACGAACCCTCGCAGCGACCGGGTCAAGGCGGTCCGTGCGCTGGCCGGGCGTCCGGCGCGTTCGCGGCACGGACAGCTCCTCGTGGAGGGCCCCCAGGGCGTGCGCGAGGCCGTGCGGCTCGCGCCCGACCGGGTGCGTGACGTCTACGTGACGCCGACGGCAGGCGAGCGGTATCCGGAGATCGTCGGGGACGCCCGCGCGGCGGGGTTGCACGTCCATGTCGCGACCGCCGAGGTGCTGACCGCGATGAGCGCCGACGCGCAGGGCGTGCTCGCCGTCGTCCGCACGCAGGAGCGGACGCTCTCGGACGTCGTCAGCATGCTGGCGACCCCCGGGAGGGAGCGGCCCGCCCTCGTCGCGGTGCTCGCGACGGTCCGCGACCCCGGGAACGCGGGGACGGTGATCCGGGCCGCCGACGCGGCGGGCGCGGACGCGGTCGTGCTCGCGGGCGAGAGCGTGGACGTGCACAACCCCAAGGTCGTGCGGTCGACGGCCGGATCGCTGTTCCACGTGCCCGTGGTGACGGGCGTGAGCCTGGCGGACGCCCTGGCTGCGCTGCGGGGCGCCGGGCTCACGGTCCTGGCGGCCGACGGCGCGGGGGACCTGGACCTGGACGACCTGCTCGACGTGGCGGGCACCTCGGACGCAGGGACCGGCGCCGGCACGACACGCCGCGTCGACCTCGCCGCGCCCACGGCCTGGGTCTTCGGGAACGAGGCCTGGGGCCTGCCTGCGGAGGACCGGGCGCTGGCCGACGCCGTCGTGCGCGTACCGATCCGCGGTCGGGCGGAGTCCCTGAACCTCGCGACGGCTGCGACGGTGTGCCTCTACGCCTCGAGCCGGGCGCACCGGCCCGCCCGGCGCCCGGCGGCCTCGGACGAGCACGCGTGA
- the thpR gene encoding RNA 2',3'-cyclic phosphodiesterase, with protein sequence MSLFAALYPSAAALDHLALALSGASAQESRRPDGAPLVRWTPPELWHVTVSFFGDVPDGSVPDLAAALGPVAGEAAPLSLRLRGAGVFDRRVLWVGVGGADADALRDLSAAVAEAAGDAGVRVDRRPRQRAHLTVARAAAGARQARRRARPGGRAPGGHADARTAGDPLAGPAAALSVYAGPDWTASELHLVESASGDLPGDASGRRVYRTFEALPLSGDV encoded by the coding sequence GTGAGCCTGTTCGCCGCGCTCTACCCGAGCGCCGCGGCGCTCGACCATCTCGCGCTCGCGCTGTCGGGCGCGAGCGCCCAGGAGTCGCGTCGCCCGGACGGCGCCCCGCTCGTGCGGTGGACCCCGCCCGAGCTGTGGCACGTCACGGTCTCGTTCTTCGGGGACGTGCCGGACGGGTCGGTCCCCGACCTCGCGGCCGCGCTCGGCCCGGTCGCGGGCGAGGCCGCGCCGCTGTCCCTGCGGCTGCGCGGTGCGGGCGTCTTCGACCGGCGGGTGCTGTGGGTCGGCGTCGGGGGCGCCGACGCGGACGCGCTCCGCGACCTCAGCGCGGCCGTCGCGGAGGCGGCCGGGGACGCCGGCGTCCGCGTCGACCGGCGTCCGCGGCAGCGTGCCCACCTGACCGTGGCGCGCGCGGCCGCAGGTGCCCGCCAGGCCCGCCGTCGTGCGCGCCCCGGGGGTCGCGCCCCTGGGGGCCACGCAGACGCGCGCACGGCAGGCGACCCGCTCGCCGGGCCCGCCGCGGCGCTCTCCGTCTACGCGGGGCCCGACTGGACCGCGAGCGAGCTCCACCTCGTCGAGTCCGCGTCCGGCGACCTGCCGGGGGACGCGTCCGGCCGTCGCGTCTACCGCACGTTCGAGGCACTGCCGCTCTCCGGCGACGTCTGA
- the pheS gene encoding phenylalanine--tRNA ligase subunit alpha: MSSPDADVVTPVTGDGGPDTPTALSPLDADALQRALDAALAAIAGAGDLDALKLVRTEHTGDRSALALANRQIGSLAPADKKTAGKLLGPLRGRVNQALAARQAELEAERDERVLVEEAVDVTLPVDRVPSGARHPLETLQERVADFFVGLGWEIAEGPEVEAEWFNFDALNFGVDHPARQMQDTFYVAGTGGPEGAAAPSNLVLRTHTSPVQARSLLERGVPLYVACPGKTFRTDALDATHTPVFHQVEGLAIDEGLTMANLLGTLDAFARAMFGPEARTRLRPSYFPFTEPSAEMDLWFPQKKGGPGWIEWGGCGMVNPNVLRSVGVDPDVYSGFAFGMGIERTLMLRHGIADMHDMVEGDVRFSAQFGTEI, encoded by the coding sequence ATGTCCAGCCCTGACGCCGACGTCGTCACCCCCGTCACGGGGGACGGCGGCCCGGACACCCCGACCGCTCTCTCCCCGCTCGACGCCGACGCGCTCCAGCGCGCGCTCGACGCCGCCCTCGCCGCGATCGCCGGGGCCGGCGACCTCGACGCGCTGAAGCTCGTGCGCACCGAGCACACGGGCGACCGCAGCGCGCTCGCGCTCGCGAACCGCCAGATCGGCTCGCTCGCGCCGGCGGACAAGAAGACCGCGGGCAAGCTCCTCGGCCCGCTGCGCGGCCGCGTGAACCAGGCGCTGGCCGCGCGCCAGGCCGAGCTCGAGGCCGAGCGCGACGAGCGCGTGCTCGTCGAGGAGGCCGTGGACGTCACGCTCCCGGTCGACCGCGTGCCCTCGGGCGCGCGGCACCCGCTGGAGACGCTCCAGGAGCGCGTGGCCGACTTCTTCGTCGGACTCGGCTGGGAGATCGCCGAGGGGCCCGAGGTCGAGGCCGAGTGGTTCAACTTCGACGCGCTGAACTTCGGCGTCGACCACCCGGCGCGGCAGATGCAGGACACGTTCTACGTGGCCGGAACGGGCGGCCCCGAGGGTGCTGCGGCGCCGTCGAACCTCGTGCTGCGCACGCACACGTCACCCGTGCAGGCGCGTTCGCTCCTGGAGCGCGGCGTGCCGCTGTACGTCGCGTGCCCGGGCAAGACGTTCCGCACCGACGCGCTCGACGCCACGCACACGCCCGTCTTCCACCAGGTCGAGGGTCTGGCGATCGACGAGGGCCTGACCATGGCGAACCTGCTGGGGACGCTCGACGCGTTCGCGCGCGCCATGTTCGGCCCCGAGGCGCGCACGCGCCTGCGCCCGAGCTACTTCCCGTTCACCGAGCCGAGCGCCGAGATGGACCTGTGGTTCCCGCAGAAGAAGGGCGGGCCCGGCTGGATCGAGTGGGGCGGCTGCGGCATGGTCAACCCGAACGTGCTGCGGTCCGTCGGGGTCGACCCCGACGTGTACTCGGGCTTCGCGTTCGGCATGGGCATCGAGCGCACGCTCATGCTGCGCCACGGGATCGCGGACATGCACGACATGGTGGAGGGCGACGTGCGCTTCTCCGCCCAGTTCGGAACGGAGATCTGA
- the pheT gene encoding phenylalanine--tRNA ligase subunit beta encodes MPYVAIDWLGDHVELPEGLTAERLAADLVRVGLEEEAIHGAAVTGPLVVGRVLEMTPEPQKNGKTINWCLVDVGPEHNVAEIKGVDPADVPAGARGIVCGAHNFAPGDLVVVALPGSVLPGPFAIASRKTYGHVSDGMICSQRELGLGEDHDGIIVLPRLGYAVEDLAPGQDAVALLGLGDEVLEINVTPDRGYAFSYRGVAREFSHSTGARFTDPGLPGSLPTPPPAATPDGFPVEVDDAAPVHGVVGCDRFVTRVVRGIDPAAQTPAWMQRRLTASGMRPISLAVDVTNYVMLDLGQPLHAYDLEQVAAPIVVRRAAPGERLVTLDDVDRALDPEDLLITDSPEGARASRVLGLAGVMGGASSEVGPTTTAVLVEAAHFDPVTVARTSRRHKLSSEAAKRFERGVDPLLPAVAAQRVVDLLVELGGGTADPAVSDLDRVAAPTAIRLPVGEAARLVGVPYTLEQVVGTLGAIGCTVEADDVDATGVLVVTPPSWRPDLTEPAELVEEVARLVGYDEIPSLLPAAPGGRGLTREQRVRRSVARALAEDGFVETLSYPFVGDAELDALRLPADDERRRALRLLNPLADDRPLMRTDLLSTLLETARRNVGRGLGDVALFEVGLVTHPRAGAPAAPALPGGVRPSDDELAAIDASLPAQPRHVAGVLVGRRVRAGWWGAGRAADWTDALAAARLVVERAGLHVGADVSVVADTARAPFHPGRCARLELADGTVVGYAGELHPKVLENLGLPARTVAFEVDLSALVAASSDEPVQATPVSGFPAAKEDLAFVVDAGVTAQALRDAIVDGAGDLVEDVALFDVFTGEQVGAGRKSLAFSLRLRAADRTLTADDVARVREGAVTAARERVGAELRA; translated from the coding sequence ATGCCCTACGTCGCCATCGACTGGCTGGGCGACCACGTCGAGCTGCCCGAGGGGCTCACCGCCGAGCGGCTCGCCGCCGACCTCGTCCGTGTCGGCCTGGAGGAGGAGGCGATCCACGGTGCTGCCGTGACGGGTCCCCTCGTCGTCGGGCGCGTCCTGGAGATGACGCCCGAGCCGCAGAAGAACGGCAAGACGATCAACTGGTGCCTGGTCGACGTCGGCCCGGAGCACAACGTCGCCGAGATCAAGGGCGTCGACCCCGCCGACGTGCCGGCCGGCGCGCGCGGCATCGTGTGCGGCGCGCACAACTTCGCGCCGGGCGACCTCGTCGTCGTCGCGCTGCCGGGCTCCGTCCTGCCCGGGCCGTTCGCCATCGCGAGCCGCAAGACGTACGGGCACGTGTCCGACGGCATGATCTGCTCGCAGCGCGAGCTCGGGCTCGGCGAGGACCACGACGGCATCATCGTGCTGCCGCGGCTCGGGTACGCGGTGGAGGACCTGGCCCCGGGCCAGGACGCCGTCGCGCTGCTCGGGCTCGGTGACGAGGTCCTCGAGATCAACGTGACGCCCGACCGCGGGTACGCGTTCTCCTACCGCGGCGTCGCGCGCGAGTTCTCGCACTCGACGGGCGCGCGCTTCACCGACCCCGGCCTGCCGGGCTCGCTGCCGACCCCGCCGCCCGCCGCGACGCCCGACGGCTTCCCCGTCGAGGTGGACGACGCGGCGCCGGTCCACGGCGTCGTCGGGTGCGACCGGTTCGTCACGCGCGTCGTGCGGGGGATCGACCCCGCGGCGCAGACCCCCGCGTGGATGCAGCGCCGGCTCACGGCGTCGGGCATGCGGCCGATCTCGCTCGCGGTCGACGTGACGAACTACGTCATGCTCGACCTGGGCCAGCCGCTGCACGCGTACGACCTCGAGCAGGTCGCGGCGCCGATCGTCGTGCGCCGCGCCGCGCCGGGCGAGCGTCTGGTGACCCTCGACGACGTGGACCGGGCGCTCGACCCCGAGGACCTGCTCATCACGGACAGCCCCGAGGGTGCGCGCGCGTCGCGCGTGCTCGGGCTCGCGGGCGTCATGGGCGGTGCCTCCTCGGAGGTCGGCCCGACGACGACGGCCGTGCTCGTCGAGGCCGCGCACTTCGACCCGGTGACGGTCGCGCGCACGTCGCGCCGCCACAAGCTGTCGAGCGAGGCGGCGAAGCGGTTCGAGCGCGGCGTCGACCCGCTGCTGCCCGCGGTCGCGGCGCAGCGCGTGGTCGACCTCCTCGTCGAGCTCGGCGGCGGGACCGCGGACCCGGCCGTGAGCGACCTCGACCGCGTCGCCGCGCCCACCGCGATCCGGCTCCCCGTGGGCGAGGCCGCGCGCCTCGTCGGGGTGCCCTACACGCTGGAGCAGGTCGTCGGGACGCTCGGCGCGATCGGGTGCACGGTCGAGGCGGACGACGTGGACGCCACGGGTGTGCTCGTGGTGACGCCGCCGTCGTGGCGGCCCGACCTCACGGAGCCCGCCGAGCTCGTGGAGGAGGTCGCGCGTCTCGTCGGCTACGACGAGATCCCGTCCCTGCTGCCCGCCGCTCCCGGTGGTCGCGGGCTCACGCGCGAGCAGCGCGTGCGCCGGTCGGTCGCCCGGGCGCTCGCGGAGGACGGGTTCGTCGAGACGCTGAGCTACCCGTTCGTCGGGGACGCGGAGCTGGACGCGCTGCGCCTGCCCGCGGACGACGAGCGCCGTCGGGCGCTGCGCCTGCTCAACCCGCTCGCCGACGACCGGCCGCTGATGCGCACGGACCTCCTGAGCACGCTGCTCGAGACGGCGCGCCGCAACGTCGGGCGCGGGCTGGGCGACGTCGCGCTGTTCGAGGTGGGCCTCGTGACGCACCCGCGGGCGGGAGCGCCCGCGGCGCCCGCGCTGCCGGGCGGTGTCCGGCCGTCCGACGACGAGCTCGCCGCGATCGACGCGTCGCTCCCGGCGCAGCCGCGTCACGTCGCGGGCGTCCTCGTCGGCCGCCGCGTGCGCGCCGGCTGGTGGGGAGCGGGCCGTGCCGCGGACTGGACCGACGCGCTCGCGGCGGCCCGCCTCGTGGTGGAACGTGCCGGCCTCCACGTGGGCGCCGACGTGTCCGTCGTGGCCGACACGGCGCGCGCCCCGTTCCACCCGGGCCGCTGCGCGCGCCTGGAGCTCGCGGACGGGACCGTGGTCGGGTACGCGGGCGAGCTGCACCCCAAGGTGCTCGAGAACCTCGGCCTGCCCGCGCGCACGGTGGCGTTCGAGGTCGACCTGTCCGCGCTCGTCGCCGCCTCGTCGGACGAGCCCGTGCAGGCGACGCCCGTCTCGGGCTTCCCGGCCGCCAAGGAGGACCTCGCGTTCGTGGTGGACGCCGGCGTGACCGCGCAGGCGCTGCGCGACGCGATCGTCGACGGTGCCGGGGACCTGGTCGAGGACGTCGCGCTGTTCGACGTCTTCACCGGCGAGCAGGTCGGCGCCGGGCGCAAGTCGCTGGCGTTCTCGCTGCGACTGCGCGCCGCGGACCGCACGCTGACGGCGGACGACGTCGCGCGCGTCCGCGAGGGTGCCGTGACGGCTGCGCGCGAGCGCGTGGGCGCGGAGCTGCGGGCGTGA
- a CDS encoding SDR family oxidoreductase, whose protein sequence is MSAGETGLVGAAGTVAPARTALVTGASRGIGRAIAVGLAAAGLDVALLARDADRLAGVADEIGALTDSGAGRAVVVTADVTDAAAVAAAVGDAQDALGSVDLLVNNAGRVDAEVPLWEADPDEWWAIVETNVRGPFLLARAVVPGMLARGGGRVVDLNSGAGSHDMDGASAYNASKTALLRLGANLHRSGFARGLRTFEVSPGVVQTDMTASMVMHEGRTEWTPVERTVEMVVAIARGELDAFSGAFVRVTHDSPESLRAAAEDALGRGHALPGPDARRLRVTRWGADDPMPGELPAR, encoded by the coding sequence GTGAGCGCGGGCGAGACGGGCCTGGTGGGCGCGGCGGGCACCGTCGCGCCCGCCCGGACGGCGCTCGTCACCGGTGCGTCGCGCGGCATCGGCCGCGCGATCGCGGTCGGCCTCGCCGCGGCCGGTCTCGACGTCGCGCTCCTCGCGCGCGACGCCGACCGGCTCGCGGGCGTGGCGGACGAGATCGGCGCCCTGACCGACAGCGGTGCGGGGCGCGCGGTCGTGGTCACGGCGGACGTCACGGACGCCGCGGCGGTCGCGGCGGCGGTCGGGGACGCGCAGGACGCCCTCGGGAGCGTCGACCTGCTCGTCAACAACGCGGGTCGCGTGGACGCCGAGGTACCGCTCTGGGAGGCGGACCCCGACGAGTGGTGGGCGATCGTCGAGACCAACGTGCGCGGACCGTTCCTCCTCGCGCGCGCCGTCGTCCCGGGGATGCTCGCGCGCGGGGGTGGCCGGGTCGTCGACCTCAACAGCGGCGCGGGCTCGCACGACATGGACGGTGCGAGCGCGTACAACGCCAGCAAGACGGCGCTCCTGCGGCTCGGCGCGAACCTGCACCGGTCCGGGTTCGCGCGCGGGCTGCGCACCTTCGAGGTCTCGCCGGGGGTCGTGCAGACCGACATGACGGCGTCGATGGTCATGCACGAGGGCCGCACCGAGTGGACCCCGGTGGAGCGCACGGTCGAGATGGTCGTCGCGATCGCGCGCGGCGAGCTCGACGCGTTCTCCGGCGCGTTCGTGCGCGTGACGCACGACTCCCCGGAGTCGTTGCGCGCCGCGGCCGAGGATGCCCTGGGCCGTGGGCACGCCCTGCCCGGCCCCGACGCGCGGCGCCTGCGCGTCACGCGCTGGGGTGCGGACGACCCGATGCCGGGAGAGCTCCCGGCCCGGTGA
- a CDS encoding YceI family protein: MTTARPVRQWNGLTVPEAGTYALDEAHKRIGFTGMHMMVSPVRGEFTRARATILVGEDPLASAVSATIETASLTTHHEERDAHLRSPDFLDVDAYPTIEFRSTSVTWQGEQQDQILAWARLRNRSPERAELAPERVQPRTAQAGRFLVEGLLTVRGVTHRTVLSMQYGGARRDPYGRDIFGFHAAAEIDRESFGLVWNVLLETGGFLVGKKIGLEIAGEAIHQA, from the coding sequence ATGACGACGGCACGCCCTGTCCGGCAGTGGAACGGCCTCACCGTTCCCGAGGCCGGGACCTACGCCCTGGACGAGGCGCACAAGCGCATCGGTTTCACCGGGATGCACATGATGGTGTCGCCCGTCCGGGGCGAGTTCACCCGGGCGCGCGCGACGATCCTGGTCGGCGAGGACCCGCTCGCGTCCGCCGTTTCCGCGACCATCGAGACCGCGAGCCTCACGACGCACCACGAGGAGCGCGACGCGCACCTGCGCAGCCCCGACTTCCTCGACGTCGACGCCTACCCGACGATCGAGTTCCGCAGCACGTCGGTCACGTGGCAGGGCGAGCAGCAGGACCAGATCCTCGCGTGGGCGCGGCTGCGGAACCGCTCGCCCGAGCGTGCCGAGCTCGCGCCGGAGCGGGTGCAGCCCCGGACGGCGCAGGCCGGGCGGTTCCTCGTCGAGGGGCTGCTCACCGTCCGAGGCGTCACGCACCGGACCGTGCTGTCGATGCAGTACGGGGGCGCGCGCCGCGACCCCTACGGTCGTGACATCTTCGGTTTCCACGCAGCGGCCGAGATCGACCGCGAGAGCTTCGGCCTCGTCTGGAACGTGCTGCTCGAGACCGGCGGGTTCCTCGTCGGCAAGAAGATCGGCCTCGAGATCGCGGGGGAGGCGATCCACCAGGCCTGA
- the thiD gene encoding bifunctional hydroxymethylpyrimidine kinase/phosphomethylpyrimidine kinase, which yields MTLALPPHDPAPRHDSTPLPAAGRTPGADGVPGPRPSRPRVLSIAGTDPTGGAGIQADLKSFAAHGAYGMAVTTALVAQNTHGVRSVHVPGPAFLREQLDAVSDDVEIDAVKIGMVADEANAREIGAWLDALAAARTDAGLPRAWVVLDPVMVATSGHRLLDAGAEQAVRDLAARADVVTPNLPELAVLAGHDVATTWDDALAQAASYAATSGAVVLLKGGHLTGETSPDALVAPAAVPGASPAVTTFDAPRVDTPHTHGTGCSLSAALAALRPQREGWEEAARDAKVWLTGALRSGAALRVGTGRGPVDHLHAASPVLPR from the coding sequence ATGACGCTCGCCCTGCCCCCGCACGACCCCGCACCCCGGCACGACAGCACCCCTCTGCCCGCGGCCGGCCGCACGCCTGGTGCGGACGGCGTCCCCGGCCCGAGGCCCTCGCGGCCGCGCGTCCTGTCGATCGCCGGGACCGACCCGACCGGGGGCGCGGGCATCCAGGCGGACCTCAAGTCCTTCGCCGCGCACGGCGCGTATGGCATGGCCGTCACGACGGCGCTCGTCGCGCAGAACACGCACGGCGTGCGGTCCGTGCACGTCCCCGGCCCGGCGTTCCTGCGCGAGCAGCTCGACGCCGTGTCCGACGACGTCGAGATCGACGCCGTGAAGATCGGCATGGTGGCCGACGAGGCCAACGCCCGCGAGATCGGAGCCTGGCTCGACGCGCTCGCGGCCGCGCGGACCGACGCCGGGCTCCCACGGGCCTGGGTCGTCCTCGACCCCGTCATGGTCGCCACGTCGGGCCACCGGCTGCTCGACGCGGGCGCGGAGCAGGCGGTGCGCGACCTCGCGGCCCGGGCCGACGTCGTCACCCCCAACCTGCCCGAGCTGGCCGTCCTCGCGGGTCACGACGTCGCGACGACCTGGGACGACGCGCTGGCCCAGGCCGCGTCGTACGCGGCGACGAGCGGTGCCGTCGTGCTGCTCAAGGGCGGCCATCTCACCGGGGAGACGTCGCCGGACGCGCTCGTCGCGCCGGCCGCGGTCCCCGGCGCGTCACCCGCGGTCACCACGTTCGACGCGCCACGCGTCGACACCCCGCACACCCACGGCACGGGTTGCTCGCTCTCCGCGGCGCTCGCGGCCCTGCGCCCGCAGCGCGAGGGCTGGGAGGAGGCCGCGCGCGACGCGAAGGTGTGGCTCACGGGCGCCCTGCGGTCGGGCGCCGCGCTGAGGGTCGGGACGGGCCGGGGCCCGGTCGACCACCTGCACGCCGCGTCGCCCGTCCTGCCGCGCTGA
- a CDS encoding quinone oxidoreductase family protein produces MHAIVAREAGGPDVLEYTELPDPSPGPGQLLVRSAVAGVNFIDTYKRSGVYAMEYPHVVGSEGAGVVAGLGGGVESFAVGDRVVWTEAPGSYADLVVVDAAQALHVPDAVSLEDATAVALQGLTAHYLCTSSYPVRPGDRVLVHAGAGGVGLLLTQMLVARGAHVVSTVSTPEKAELSRGAGAEHAIQYTAFADLTAELPEVVRGLTGGEGVAAVYDSVGKDTFDASLASLRRRGTLVLYGGSSGQVPPFDPQRLNAGGSLFLTRPKLADHTATRAELVERATEVLGAVAGGTLHVRVGATFPLADAADAHRALEGRATTGKVLLVPDAAAQATGSGTA; encoded by the coding sequence ATGCACGCGATCGTGGCCCGCGAGGCGGGCGGCCCCGACGTCCTGGAGTACACCGAGCTGCCCGACCCCTCGCCGGGTCCCGGGCAGCTCCTCGTCCGGTCCGCCGTGGCGGGCGTGAACTTCATCGACACGTACAAGCGCTCCGGCGTGTACGCGATGGAGTACCCGCACGTCGTGGGCAGCGAGGGGGCGGGCGTCGTCGCCGGGCTGGGCGGGGGCGTCGAAAGCTTCGCCGTCGGCGACCGCGTCGTGTGGACCGAGGCGCCGGGGTCGTACGCGGACCTCGTCGTCGTGGACGCGGCACAGGCGTTGCACGTCCCCGACGCCGTGTCGCTCGAGGACGCGACCGCCGTCGCGCTCCAGGGCCTCACCGCGCACTACCTGTGCACGTCGTCGTACCCGGTCCGCCCGGGCGACCGCGTGCTCGTGCACGCGGGCGCGGGCGGTGTCGGGCTGCTCCTGACCCAGATGCTCGTGGCGCGGGGCGCGCACGTCGTCTCGACGGTGTCGACGCCCGAGAAGGCGGAGCTGTCCCGCGGCGCGGGTGCCGAGCACGCGATCCAGTACACGGCGTTCGCGGACCTCACCGCCGAGCTGCCCGAGGTCGTGCGCGGGCTCACGGGCGGCGAGGGCGTCGCGGCGGTGTACGACTCGGTGGGCAAGGACACCTTCGACGCGTCGCTCGCGTCGCTGCGCCGCCGGGGCACGCTCGTGCTCTACGGCGGCTCCTCCGGCCAGGTCCCGCCGTTCGACCCGCAGCGGCTCAACGCGGGCGGGTCGCTCTTCCTCACGCGCCCCAAGCTCGCCGACCACACGGCGACGCGCGCCGAGCTCGTCGAGCGCGCGACGGAGGTGCTCGGTGCGGTCGCGGGCGGCACGCTGCACGTGCGCGTCGGTGCCACGTTCCCGCTCGCCGACGCCGCCGACGCCCACCGGGCTCTGGAGGGCCGCGCGACCACGGGCAAGGTCCTGCTCGTCCCCGACGCAGCGGCGCAGGCCACGGGCTCGGGCACCGCGTGA
- a CDS encoding ABC transporter ATP-binding protein: MSAEVLSLRGVDLVREGRAILDGVDLVVRAGEHWALLGPNGAGKSTILGLCGARRHPTRGTVHVLGERLGRVDIQTLHRRIGHVDPRHDLRSPLTVLEVTLTGLTGTVDWRPRWQPTPDEVGLARGLVADLGLAHRAHDPWPTLSQGERGRALVARALLPDPALLLLDEPSTGLDVAAREQLLETLDAVRATRPRVASVLVTHHLEELPTTTSHALLLAHGRVVVVGAAEDVLVTENVTRCFDHPVHVERRFGRWHATAGHTRPPRLLGDDPGGAAAVPSTVVVGGTGGAARP, encoded by the coding sequence GTGAGCGCCGAGGTCCTGTCCCTGCGCGGCGTCGACCTGGTGCGGGAGGGGCGGGCGATCCTCGACGGCGTCGACCTCGTCGTCCGGGCGGGCGAGCACTGGGCGCTGCTCGGACCGAACGGGGCGGGCAAGAGCACGATCCTCGGGCTCTGCGGGGCGCGCCGCCACCCGACCCGGGGCACGGTCCACGTGCTCGGCGAGCGCCTGGGCCGCGTGGACATCCAGACGTTGCACCGCCGCATCGGCCACGTCGACCCGCGTCACGACCTGCGCTCGCCGCTGACCGTGCTCGAGGTGACCCTGACCGGCCTCACGGGGACCGTCGACTGGCGCCCGCGCTGGCAGCCGACCCCGGACGAGGTCGGCCTCGCTCGGGGCCTCGTCGCCGACCTCGGTCTTGCCCACCGCGCGCACGACCCCTGGCCGACGCTCTCCCAGGGCGAGCGCGGGCGAGCGCTCGTGGCACGCGCCCTCCTGCCCGATCCCGCCCTCCTGCTGCTCGACGAACCGTCCACCGGGCTCGACGTCGCCGCGCGCGAGCAGCTCCTCGAGACGCTCGACGCCGTGCGCGCGACCCGGCCGCGCGTCGCCTCGGTGCTGGTGACGCACCACCTCGAGGAGCTGCCGACCACGACGAGCCACGCGCTCCTGCTCGCGCACGGCCGCGTCGTCGTCGTCGGAGCCGCGGAGGACGTGCTCGTCACGGAGAACGTCACGCGCTGCTTCGACCACCCGGTGCACGTCGAGCGCCGGTTCGGGCGCTGGCACGCGACGGCCGGGCACACCCGCCCGCCCCGGCTGCTCGGCGACGATCCCGGCGGCGCCGCGGCGGTGCCGTCCACCGTCGTGGTCGGGGGGACCGGGGGCGCCGCCCGACCCTAG
- a CDS encoding FadR/GntR family transcriptional regulator has translation MTALHRRPLADQAAELLLDRVRSGVWPLDHRLPGEQTLATELGVGRSTVREAIRQLAGRGVLDSRQGSGVYVVSTDTADDWDEVLRRGEIVDVLEVRAALEAEAAGLAATRRTPADLRAMTTALARRGQVPATSSAAEYVDADLVFHRAVVDAAHNAVLGELFATFVPRLRRAMVAMVDLDRAGEAHRHDQDAHEAILDAVRDRDAVRASAAAREHLAAVHAKVAGRDPGATGGER, from the coding sequence ATGACCGCGCTGCACCGCCGCCCCCTGGCGGACCAGGCGGCCGAGCTCCTGCTCGACCGCGTGCGCTCCGGCGTCTGGCCCCTCGACCACCGGCTGCCCGGCGAGCAGACGCTCGCGACCGAGCTCGGCGTCGGGCGCTCGACCGTCCGCGAGGCGATCCGCCAGCTCGCGGGGCGCGGCGTGCTCGACAGCCGGCAGGGGTCGGGCGTGTACGTCGTGTCGACCGACACCGCGGACGACTGGGACGAGGTGCTGCGCCGCGGGGAGATCGTCGACGTGCTGGAGGTGCGCGCCGCGCTCGAGGCGGAGGCCGCAGGCCTCGCCGCCACACGCCGCACCCCCGCCGACCTCCGGGCGATGACGACGGCGCTCGCGCGTCGCGGGCAGGTCCCGGCGACGTCGTCGGCCGCCGAGTACGTGGACGCGGACCTCGTCTTCCACCGGGCCGTCGTCGACGCCGCGCACAACGCGGTGCTCGGCGAGCTGTTCGCGACCTTCGTCCCGCGCCTGCGTCGCGCGATGGTCGCGATGGTCGACCTCGACCGCGCGGGCGAGGCGCACCGGCACGACCAGGACGCGCACGAGGCGATCCTCGACGCGGTGCGCGACCGTGACGCCGTCCGCGCGTCCGCGGCGGCGCGCGAGCACCTCGCCGCCGTCCACGCGAAGGTCGCCGGGCGCGACCCCGGCGCGACGGGCGGCGAGCGGTGA